In Paracoccaceae bacterium Fryx2, a single genomic region encodes these proteins:
- the bchI gene encoding magnesium chelatase ATPase subunit I encodes MKQPFPFSAIVGQDEMKQAMVLTAIDPGIGGVLVFGDRGTGKSTAVRALAGLLPPIQAVEGCPVNAARVEDCPAWANVTSTTIVTRPTPVIDLPLGVTEDRVVGALDIERALTRGEKAFEPGLLARANRGYLYIDEVNLLEDHIVDLLLDVAQSGENVVEREGLSIRHAARFVLVGSGNPEEGELRPQLLDRFGLSVEVVSPRDIETRVEVIRRRDAYENDYDVFLDHWGPTDTDLQATILAARVALPGLETPDSVLHDCAALCIALGSDGLRGELTLLRAARALAAFEGAPAVGRSHLRAVAPSALRHRLRRDPLDEAGSTARVARQVSEVLS; translated from the coding sequence ATGAAGCAACCCTTTCCCTTCTCTGCCATCGTCGGTCAGGACGAGATGAAACAGGCGATGGTGCTGACCGCCATCGACCCCGGCATCGGCGGCGTGCTGGTGTTCGGCGACCGTGGCACCGGCAAATCCACCGCGGTGCGCGCCCTCGCCGGGCTGCTGCCGCCGATCCAGGCCGTCGAAGGCTGCCCGGTGAACGCCGCCCGGGTCGAGGATTGCCCGGCCTGGGCCAACGTGACCTCGACCACCATCGTCACCCGCCCGACCCCGGTCATCGACCTGCCGCTGGGTGTGACCGAAGACCGGGTGGTGGGCGCGCTGGATATCGAACGCGCCCTGACACGCGGCGAAAAGGCGTTCGAACCCGGCCTGCTGGCCCGCGCCAACCGGGGCTATCTGTATATCGACGAGGTCAACCTGCTGGAGGACCACATCGTTGACCTGCTGCTTGACGTGGCGCAATCGGGCGAAAACGTGGTTGAACGCGAGGGCCTGTCGATCCGCCACGCCGCGCGCTTCGTGCTGGTCGGTTCGGGCAACCCCGAAGAGGGCGAGCTGCGCCCGCAACTGCTCGACCGGTTCGGCCTGTCGGTCGAGGTTGTCAGCCCGCGCGACATCGAGACGCGGGTCGAGGTGATCCGCCGCCGCGATGCCTACGAGAACGACTATGACGTGTTTCTGGACCATTGGGGTCCGACCGACACCGACCTGCAGGCTACCATCCTTGCCGCCCGCGTCGCCCTGCCGGGGCTGGAAACCCCCGACTCGGTGCTGCACGACTGCGCGGCCCTGTGCATCGCGCTGGGGTCGGACGGGCTGCGCGGCGAGTTGACGCTGCTGCGCGCCGCCCGCGCGCTGGCCGCGTTTGAAGGTGCGCCTGCGGTCGGGCGCAGCCATCTGCGCGCCGTGGCCCCTTCGGCGCTGCGCCACCGACTGCGTCGCGACCCGCTGGACGAGGCCGGCAGCACCGCCCGCGTCGCGCGCCAGGTGTCCGAGGTGCTGTCCTGA
- a CDS encoding spheroidene monooxygenase, which yields MSTVCLSIFHFSSLADRLWVFGQMAYARFPLSQMRDLQFYKLLGSGTEEGFTPKPNTAVWGMLTVWPDEATARAHIASEPLFRSWRKRAAECWTVYLDPIAAKGKWGGKVPFTANPVDPAAPAHDGPMVALTRAQVKLGAAVRFWNRVPKISDMIGKDPNILFKIGMGETPLFYQMTFSIWPDSKTMAAFARGDTPHAAAIKAAYGEKWFVEDFYARFRLLGAEGSWEHKDPLAKAGGSNTLKEAA from the coding sequence ATGTCGACCGTTTGTCTCAGCATCTTTCACTTTTCTTCGCTTGCTGACCGCCTCTGGGTTTTTGGCCAGATGGCCTATGCCCGCTTTCCGCTGTCGCAGATGCGCGATCTGCAATTCTACAAGCTGCTGGGGTCGGGCACCGAGGAAGGATTCACCCCGAAACCGAACACTGCCGTCTGGGGGATGCTGACGGTCTGGCCCGACGAGGCGACCGCACGCGCCCACATCGCCAGCGAACCGCTGTTCAGATCGTGGCGCAAGCGTGCCGCCGAATGCTGGACCGTCTATCTCGACCCGATCGCGGCCAAGGGCAAATGGGGCGGCAAGGTGCCCTTCACCGCCAATCCGGTCGATCCGGCCGCCCCCGCGCATGATGGCCCGATGGTCGCGCTGACCCGTGCGCAGGTCAAGCTGGGGGCTGCGGTGCGGTTCTGGAACCGGGTGCCCAAGATCTCCGACATGATCGGCAAGGACCCGAACATCCTGTTCAAGATCGGCATGGGCGAAACACCGCTGTTTTACCAGATGACCTTCTCGATCTGGCCCGATAGTAAGACCATGGCAGCCTTCGCGCGCGGCGACACACCCCATGCGGCGGCGATCAAGGCGGCTTACGGCGAAAAATGGTTCGTCGAGGATTTCTACGCCCGGTTCCGCCTGCTTGGTGCGGAAGGAAGCTGGGAACACAAGGACCCGCTGGCCAAGGCCGGCGGCAGCAACACCCTCAAGGAAGCGGCATGA
- a CDS encoding phytoene desaturase has product MLTKSPSGSVKIPDIQSGARAVVVGAGLGGLSAAMRLGAKGYHVTVIDRLDMPGGRGSSITQGGHRFDLGPTIVTVPQCLRELWAVCGRDFDADVDLRPVDPFYEIRFSDGSHFTASQSTDAMRAEVARLSPGDLAGYDKFLKDSEARYWFGFEDLGRRSMHRLIDLIKVLPTFVLMRADKSVYAHAASRVKDERLRMALSFHPLFIGGDPFNVTSMYILVSHLEKQFGVHYAMGGVAAIAAAMARVVEGQGGRLMLGAEADEVLVDKGRASGVRLVSGEVVPADVVVSNADAGHTYDRLLRNQTRKRWTTPRLKRTRWSMGLFVWYFGTKGTRGMWKDAGHHTILSAPRYQGLVHDIFIKGHLAKDMSLYVHRPSVTDPSVAPEGDDTFYVLSPVPHLGFDNGVDWKAQAEDYRQSVRKVVEDQLLPGLGDHLTESLVFTPEDFRDRYLSPLGSGFSIEPRILQSAWFRPHNVSEELPGLYLVGAGTHPGAGLPGVIASAEVLGTLVPDAPGRATLSDAQRIAAE; this is encoded by the coding sequence ATGTTGACCAAATCCCCCTCCGGTTCCGTGAAAATCCCTGACATTCAATCTGGTGCGCGCGCTGTCGTGGTCGGCGCCGGTCTGGGCGGTCTGTCCGCCGCGATGCGGTTGGGGGCCAAGGGCTACCATGTGACCGTGATCGACCGGCTGGACATGCCGGGCGGACGCGGGTCGTCGATCACGCAGGGCGGCCACCGGTTCGACCTCGGCCCGACCATCGTCACCGTGCCGCAATGCCTGCGCGAGCTGTGGGCGGTCTGCGGCCGCGACTTCGATGCCGATGTCGATCTGCGCCCGGTCGATCCGTTCTATGAAATCCGCTTCAGCGACGGTTCGCACTTCACCGCCAGCCAGAGCACCGATGCGATGCGGGCCGAAGTGGCGCGGTTGTCGCCGGGTGATCTGGCCGGTTACGACAAGTTCCTGAAGGACAGCGAGGCGCGCTACTGGTTCGGGTTCGAGGATCTGGGGCGGCGCTCGATGCACCGGCTGATCGACCTGATCAAGGTGCTGCCGACCTTCGTGCTGATGCGCGCCGACAAGTCGGTCTATGCCCATGCCGCCAGCCGGGTGAAGGATGAACGCCTGCGCATGGCGCTGTCGTTCCACCCGCTGTTCATCGGCGGCGACCCGTTCAACGTGACCTCGATGTACATCCTTGTCAGCCACCTGGAAAAGCAGTTCGGCGTGCATTACGCGATGGGCGGGGTGGCCGCGATTGCCGCCGCCATGGCGCGGGTGGTCGAAGGGCAGGGTGGTCGGCTGATGCTGGGGGCCGAGGCCGACGAGGTGCTGGTTGACAAGGGCCGCGCGTCGGGCGTGCGGCTGGTGTCGGGCGAGGTGGTTCCCGCCGATGTCGTCGTGTCGAACGCCGATGCGGGCCACACCTATGACCGACTGCTGCGCAACCAGACCCGCAAACGCTGGACGACGCCGCGCCTGAAGCGCACGCGCTGGTCGATGGGGCTGTTCGTCTGGTATTTCGGCACCAAAGGCACGCGCGGCATGTGGAAGGACGCGGGGCACCACACCATCCTCAGCGCGCCGCGCTACCAGGGTCTGGTGCATGACATCTTCATCAAGGGCCATCTGGCCAAGGACATGAGCCTTTATGTCCACCGCCCCTCGGTCACCGACCCGTCGGTGGCGCCGGAGGGGGATGATACCTTCTATGTCCTGTCGCCGGTGCCGCATCTGGGCTTCGACAATGGCGTGGACTGGAAGGCCCAGGCCGAAGACTATCGCCAGTCGGTGCGGAAGGTGGTCGAGGATCAGCTTCTGCCCGGCCTTGGCGACCATCTGACCGAGAGCCTGGTCTTCACGCCCGAGGATTTCCGCGACCGCTATCTGTCGCCGCTCGGCTCCGGCTTCTCGATCGAGCCGCGCATCCTGCAATCGGCGTGGTTCCGGCCGCACAATGTGTCAGAAGAACTGCCGGGCCTGTATCTGGTCGGGGCCGGCACGCATCCGGGGGCCGGCCTGCCGGGCGTCATCGCCTCGGCCGAGGTGCTGGGCACGCTGGTGCCCGATGCCCCCGGCCGCGCCACACTTTCCGACGCCCAGAGGATTGCCGCCGAATGA
- a CDS encoding SIS domain-containing protein has protein sequence MTQSLMALEVAEIPQAAARFLDGSRAAVAEAAAALRAMDPQLLVTVARGSSDHAATYLKYAVELAMGVPVASVGPSVASIYRRPLRLAGAACIGISQSGRSPDIVDMMRAARAGGALTVAITNAADAPMAQACAHCLPLQAGVERSVAATKTFVTSVLAALALVAEWQQDEALRTAVAGLPEAFATALTLDWEPLSARLSRASSLYVLGRGPGFAIANEAALKFKETCGLHAESYSAAEVLHGPAAIVQARFPVLALGVADAALPQLVATAERLAAQGADVFLTGAGAKGAVLLPSVPGLHPLVAPLVLVAGFYGFIEALARRRGFDPDTPPHLRKVTETM, from the coding sequence ATGACACAAAGCTTGATGGCGCTGGAAGTGGCCGAGATTCCGCAGGCGGCGGCGCGGTTTCTGGACGGGTCGCGCGCTGCGGTGGCAGAGGCGGCGGCGGCGCTGCGGGCGATGGACCCGCAACTGCTGGTCACGGTGGCGCGCGGGTCGTCGGACCATGCGGCGACCTATCTGAAATACGCGGTGGAACTGGCGATGGGGGTGCCGGTTGCCTCGGTCGGGCCATCGGTCGCCTCGATCTACCGTCGGCCGCTGCGGCTGGCGGGGGCGGCGTGCATCGGCATTTCGCAATCGGGCCGCAGCCCCGATATCGTCGACATGATGCGGGCTGCGCGCGCTGGCGGCGCGCTGACAGTGGCGATCACCAACGCCGCCGACGCGCCGATGGCGCAGGCCTGCGCCCATTGCCTGCCGTTGCAGGCGGGGGTGGAACGCTCGGTCGCGGCAACCAAGACCTTCGTCACCTCGGTGCTGGCGGCACTGGCGCTGGTGGCGGAATGGCAGCAGGACGAGGCGTTGCGGACTGCGGTGGCCGGCCTGCCCGAGGCATTCGCCACGGCCCTGACGCTGGACTGGGAGCCGCTGTCGGCCCGGCTGTCGCGGGCGTCGTCGCTTTACGTGCTGGGGCGCGGGCCGGGGTTCGCCATTGCCAACGAGGCCGCCCTGAAGTTCAAGGAGACCTGCGGCCTTCATGCCGAAAGCTATTCGGCGGCCGAGGTCTTGCATGGCCCGGCGGCCATCGTGCAGGCGCGGTTCCCGGTGCTGGCGCTGGGGGTGGCCGATGCCGCCCTGCCGCAACTGGTGGCCACGGCCGAGCGTCTGGCGGCGCAGGGGGCCGACGTGTTCCTGACCGGGGCCGGGGCAAAGGGGGCGGTGCTGCTGCCGTCGGTGCCCGGCCTGCATCCGCTGGTGGCGCCGCTGGTGCTGGTGGCGGGGTTCTATGGCTTCATCGAGGCGCTGGCACGGCGTCGCGGCTTCGACCCCGACACGCCGCCGCATCTGCGCAAGGTGACGGAGACGATGTGA
- a CDS encoding phytoene/squalene synthase family protein: MIAEADMAHCREAIRVGSLSFHAASRLLPPKVRDPALALYAFCRLADDAVDEGDDKARAVLSLRDRLDAVYAGRPRNACADRAFAAVVEDFDMPRALPEALLEGLAWDAVGRRYDTFSGVLDYSARVASAVGAMMCVLMRVRHPDALARACDLGLAMQLTNIARDVGEDARAGRIYLPLHWLEEAGIDLNRFLSDPRPDPRVNALVARLLAEAEPFYTRSGAGIALLPLSCRAGIHAARMIYAGIGGAVARNGHDSLSQRAHTGRGQKLRWLGLAMGQTATSMFLPVPATLHARPAREVEFLVQAAAYPRKTHSRSEAVLSVLSQLEAQDRSRHAGFAGMRA, translated from the coding sequence ATGATCGCCGAAGCCGACATGGCACATTGCCGCGAGGCGATCCGGGTCGGGTCGCTGTCGTTCCACGCCGCCTCGCGCCTGCTGCCGCCAAAGGTGCGCGACCCCGCACTGGCGCTTTATGCCTTCTGCCGTCTGGCCGATGATGCGGTGGACGAGGGCGACGACAAGGCCCGCGCCGTGCTGAGCCTGCGCGACCGGCTGGATGCCGTCTATGCCGGGCGCCCGCGCAACGCCTGCGCCGACCGCGCCTTCGCCGCCGTGGTCGAGGATTTCGACATGCCGCGCGCCCTGCCAGAGGCCCTGCTGGAGGGGCTGGCGTGGGATGCCGTGGGGCGGCGCTACGATACCTTCTCGGGCGTGCTCGACTATTCCGCCCGGGTGGCCTCGGCGGTCGGGGCAATGATGTGCGTGCTGATGCGGGTGCGTCACCCCGATGCGCTGGCACGGGCCTGCGATCTGGGCCTGGCGATGCAGCTGACCAACATCGCCCGCGATGTCGGCGAGGATGCCCGCGCCGGGCGGATCTACCTGCCGCTGCACTGGCTGGAAGAAGCCGGGATCGACCTGAACCGCTTTCTGTCCGACCCCCGTCCCGATCCGCGCGTCAATGCGCTGGTGGCGCGCCTGCTGGCCGAGGCCGAGCCGTTCTACACCCGCTCCGGGGCGGGCATCGCCTTGCTGCCGTTGTCGTGCCGGGCCGGGATTCATGCCGCGCGCATGATCTATGCCGGCATTGGCGGGGCCGTGGCGCGCAACGGGCATGACAGCCTGTCGCAACGGGCACACACCGGGCGCGGGCAGAAACTGCGCTGGCTGGGGCTGGCGATGGGCCAGACGGCAACCTCGATGTTCCTGCCGGTGCCTGCCACCCTGCACGCCCGACCGGCGCGCGAGGTCGAGTTTCTGGTGCAGGCCGCAGCCTACCCGCGCAAGACCCACAGCCGCAGCGAGGCGGTGCTGTCGGTGCTGTCGCAGCTTGAGGCGCAGGACCGTTCGCGCCATGCGGGCTTTGCAGGGATGCGCGCCTGA
- a CDS encoding N-acetylmuramic acid 6-phosphate etherase has translation MAEADLAAVASGPGDVVLCLSASGSTPYTLAIARGAARAGAFVIGLANVPGSPLLEAADLAVLLDTGPEVMPGSTRLGAATAQKVALNLISVLVGIRLGHVHDGYMVNLVADNAKLTDRAARIVAAISGQGRAAAEAALAQTAGAVKPAVLVARGATPAQAARALTSSAGHLAPALASATFRQT, from the coding sequence CTGGCAGAGGCCGACCTGGCTGCCGTGGCCTCCGGGCCGGGCGACGTTGTGCTCTGCCTCTCGGCCTCGGGCAGCACGCCCTACACGCTGGCGATTGCCCGTGGGGCGGCGCGGGCTGGCGCCTTCGTGATCGGGCTGGCGAACGTGCCCGGCAGCCCGCTGCTGGAGGCTGCCGATCTGGCCGTGCTGCTGGATACCGGGCCCGAGGTGATGCCGGGCTCGACCCGCCTTGGTGCCGCCACGGCGCAGAAGGTGGCGCTGAACCTGATCTCGGTGCTGGTGGGCATCCGGCTTGGCCATGTGCATGACGGCTACATGGTCAATCTGGTGGCCGACAATGCCAAGCTGACCGACCGCGCCGCCCGCATCGTTGCGGCGATCTCGGGGCAGGGCCGGGCCGCGGCCGAGGCGGCGCTGGCGCAGACCGCGGGCGCGGTGAAGCCCGCCGTTCTGGTGGCTCGGGGGGCCACACCTGCACAGGCGGCGCGGGCCCTGACCTCCAGCGCGGGGCACCTTGCCCC
- a CDS encoding GntR family transcriptional regulator, translating into MDRIFSPAGFDAAGSGPLYLQLQRRIAEAIAAGRLAPGDSLPAERDMAVMTGLSRVTVRKAVQALVAQGALVQRRGSGTFVAPKVERLEQALSLLTSFTEDMARRGRSVESVWLSRALHAPSPEEVMALGLTAGERVARLERVRRSDGLPLAIERAALSGTLLPDPEAVEGSLYALLGARGLRPVRAVQRIAAANLAGRDADLLGVPPGVAGLKIERVSYLSSGRVVEFTRSLYRGDAYDFAVELKLAPEGERMTG; encoded by the coding sequence ATGGACCGGATCTTTTCCCCCGCCGGGTTCGATGCGGCCGGGTCCGGGCCGCTGTATCTTCAGTTGCAGCGCCGCATCGCGGAAGCCATCGCCGCAGGTCGGCTGGCCCCCGGCGACAGCCTGCCCGCCGAGCGCGACATGGCGGTGATGACCGGGCTCAGCCGGGTCACGGTGCGCAAGGCGGTGCAGGCGCTGGTGGCGCAGGGCGCGCTGGTGCAGCGGCGCGGGTCTGGCACCTTCGTCGCCCCGAAGGTCGAGCGGCTGGAGCAGGCCCTGTCGCTGCTGACCTCGTTCACCGAAGACATGGCGCGGCGCGGCCGGTCGGTGGAATCGGTCTGGCTGAGCCGGGCGCTGCACGCCCCCTCGCCCGAGGAGGTGATGGCGCTGGGGCTGACTGCCGGGGAGCGGGTGGCCCGGCTGGAACGGGTGCGGCGCAGCGACGGCCTGCCGCTGGCGATCGAGCGCGCTGCCCTGTCGGGCACGCTGCTGCCCGACCCCGAGGCGGTGGAAGGCTCGCTTTACGCGCTGCTCGGTGCGCGCGGCCTGCGTCCGGTGCGGGCGGTGCAGCGCATTGCGGCGGCCAACCTTGCCGGGCGCGATGCCGACCTGCTGGGCGTGCCCCCCGGCGTGGCCGGGCTGAAGATCGAGCGGGTCAGCTACCTGTCCTCCGGGCGGGTGGTGGAATTCACCCGCTCGCTGTACCGGGGCGATGCCTACGATTTCGCGGTGGAACTGAAGCTGGCGCCGGAAGGCGAAAGGATGACGGGATGA
- the nagA gene encoding N-acetylglucosamine-6-phosphate deacetylase gives MRQVFCGAQVFDGTALRSGLAVAVEEGVIVGLLPEGEIAGDRVELAGGVLAPGLLDLQVNGGGGRMVGGQTDLAALRAICDAHMALGATGILPTLITDTVEATAAVIAAGVAAARAGVPGFLGLHLEGPHLDPRRKGAHDPGLIRPMEAADLARLCDAAQALPALMVTLAPEAATPDQIATLARAGAVVSLGHSDCTHEQATAAMAAGARCVTHLFNAMSPLGSREPGLVGAALGGAGFAGLIADGIHVAPATMRVALAAKPEGVFLVSDCMAVAGTTLTEFTLGGRRILRRDGRLSLEDGTLAGADLTLAEAVAVLIGRAGVNPERALAMATSVPAAVIGQGGARGHLVPGRRADMIHLDADWRLARVWQAGRRP, from the coding sequence ATGCGGCAGGTGTTTTGCGGGGCGCAGGTGTTCGACGGAACGGCGCTGCGGTCGGGGCTTGCGGTGGCGGTCGAGGAGGGCGTGATTGTCGGCCTGCTGCCCGAGGGCGAGATTGCCGGCGACCGCGTCGAACTGGCCGGGGGCGTGCTGGCGCCGGGGCTTCTGGACCTGCAGGTCAACGGCGGGGGCGGGCGGATGGTCGGCGGCCAGACCGATCTTGCCGCCCTGCGCGCGATCTGTGACGCGCATATGGCGCTGGGGGCGACGGGCATCCTGCCGACGCTGATCACCGACACGGTTGAGGCGACCGCCGCCGTGATTGCCGCCGGGGTGGCTGCGGCGCGTGCCGGAGTGCCGGGATTTCTCGGCCTGCATCTGGAAGGGCCGCACCTCGACCCGCGCCGCAAGGGAGCGCATGACCCGGGTCTGATCCGGCCGATGGAGGCCGCCGATCTTGCCCGCCTGTGCGACGCGGCGCAGGCATTGCCCGCGCTGATGGTCACGCTCGCCCCCGAGGCGGCGACACCGGACCAGATTGCCACGCTGGCGCGGGCGGGGGCGGTGGTCAGCCTTGGCCACTCTGATTGCACCCATGAACAGGCAACGGCCGCGATGGCGGCGGGGGCGCGCTGCGTCACACATCTGTTCAATGCCATGAGCCCGCTCGGCAGCCGCGAGCCGGGGTTGGTGGGGGCAGCCCTGGGCGGGGCGGGGTTTGCCGGGCTGATCGCAGATGGCATCCATGTCGCGCCCGCGACGATGCGGGTGGCGCTGGCGGCAAAGCCCGAGGGGGTGTTTCTGGTGTCGGACTGCATGGCGGTCGCGGGCACGACGCTGACCGAATTCACCCTTGGCGGGCGGCGCATCCTGCGGCGCGACGGCCGCCTGTCGCTGGAAGATGGCACGCTGGCCGGGGCTGACCTGACCCTGGCCGAGGCGGTGGCCGTGCTGATCGGCAGGGCGGGCGTGAACCCCGAGCGGGCGCTGGCCATGGCGACTTCGGTTCCCGCCGCCGTGATCGGGCAAGGCGGGGCACGGGGTCATCTGGTCCCCGGGCGGAGGGCGGACATGATCCATCTTGATGCCGACTGGCGGCTAGCCCGCGTCTGGCAGGCCGGACGGCGGCCTTGA
- a CDS encoding BadF/BadG/BcrA/BcrD ATPase family protein translates to MAVFLGIDGGGTGCRAAVANVSGRVLGVGSGGPANIASDPDGARDSILIAATEAADAAGVGLADLRAVLGLAGANVPGFAARLAAALPFASARVESDATIALKGALRDGDGIVAALGTGSVFAVQRAGVLRQIGGWGLVLGDEASGAWIGRALLARALRADDGFVPMTPLLQEVLAGMDGPKGVVSFALAARPAYFAALAPRVTGSDDPAAVAVMGMALDEVAAAIDLLQAGEALPVVFLGGLGGVFAARLDGRWPIRAPLGNGLDGALWMARSGGAGVPA, encoded by the coding sequence ATGGCGGTCTTTCTGGGCATCGACGGGGGCGGCACTGGTTGCCGGGCGGCTGTGGCCAATGTTTCGGGGCGCGTGCTGGGGGTCGGCAGCGGCGGGCCCGCCAATATCGCCAGCGACCCGGACGGCGCGCGGGACTCCATTCTGATTGCGGCGACCGAGGCGGCGGATGCGGCGGGCGTCGGGCTTGCCGATCTGCGAGCGGTGCTGGGGCTGGCGGGAGCCAATGTGCCCGGCTTTGCCGCGCGGTTGGCGGCAGCCTTGCCCTTCGCCTCGGCCCGGGTGGAAAGCGATGCGACCATCGCGCTGAAGGGCGCGCTGCGCGACGGCGACGGGATCGTGGCCGCGCTTGGCACCGGGTCGGTATTTGCCGTGCAGCGCGCGGGCGTGCTGCGCCAGATCGGCGGCTGGGGTCTGGTGCTGGGCGACGAGGCCAGCGGCGCGTGGATCGGGCGGGCGCTGCTGGCGCGGGCGCTGCGGGCCGATGACGGGTTCGTGCCGATGACCCCGCTGTTGCAGGAGGTGCTGGCCGGGATGGACGGCCCGAAGGGGGTCGTCAGCTTCGCGCTTGCCGCGCGGCCGGCCTACTTTGCCGCCCTCGCCCCGCGCGTCACGGGCTCGGACGATCCGGCGGCGGTCGCCGTGATGGGCATGGCGCTGGACGAGGTGGCGGCGGCGATCGACCTGTTGCAGGCGGGCGAGGCGCTGCCGGTGGTGTTTCTGGGTGGTCTGGGCGGGGTGTTCGCGGCGCGGCTTGACGGGCGCTGGCCGATACGGGCGCCGCTGGGGAACGGGCTGGACGGGGCGCTGTGGATGGCTCGCAGCGGCGGCGCAGGAGTGCCCGCATGA